From the genome of Chiloscyllium punctatum isolate Juve2018m chromosome 13, sChiPun1.3, whole genome shotgun sequence, one region includes:
- the LOC140484517 gene encoding uncharacterized protein, translating into MKRILILVVGFVLVLQTVIVKPEKQQAEGGLAHDEPLNEPEEDRDMIYHSLPDNLHHNLQPEMVVLRETPMNEPEEDRDMIHHGDSNILQQEFQTLVEPAEDHNSAEIPRHNHVKLVLPYDPLNEPEEDRDMIYHSLPDNLHHSLHPQMVVLHETPMNEAEEDRDMIHHGI; encoded by the exons ATGAAGAG GATTCTTATTCTTGTGGTTGGATTTGTGCTCGTTCTCCAAACTGTCATTGTCAAGCCTGAG AAACAGCAAGCAGAGGGTGGACTTGCTCACGATGAGCCACTGAATGAACCAGAGGAAGATCGAGACATGATCTATCACAGCCTGCCAGATAATCTTCATCACAACCTCCAGCCAGAGATGGTTGTGTTACGTGAGACACCAATGAATGAGCCCGAGGAAGACCGAGATATGATTCACCACGGTGACTCAAATATTCTTCAACAGGAGTTCCAGACATTAGTTGAGCCAGCAGAAGATCATAACAGTGCCGAGATTCCTAGACATAATCATGTAAAGCTGGTTTTGCCATATGACCCATTAAATGAGCCCGAGGAAGATCGAGACATGATCTATCACAGCCTGCCTGATAATCTTCATCACAGCCTCCACCCCCAGATGGTTGTATTACATGAGACACCAATGAATGAGGCAGAAGAAGATCGCGATATGATCCATCATGGGATCTGA